ATCGCGAGCCGACGCGTCGTTCTGTTCAGAAGCTTCACGCCTAGCCGTCGTTCCAGTTGACTCAGGCGCAGACTGATCGATGGAGGCGTCACGCCCAGTTCGCGCGCCAGCGCTGACAGGCTTCCCTGGGTGACTAACCGGCCGAAGAACTCAAGGTCTGAAATCGCGTCCATTTATAAGCCTATCTTAAGAATAGGTTAAGTCAGGCTGTATTTTACGGAATCAACGCTGCAATTACACTCTCTTCAACGCTCGGACAAGCGAGCGCCCCCAGTACCGGAGAGAGACAAATGGCACAGACGCTTTATCAGAAGATCGTGGATAGCCACACGGTCCTGCGCGTCGATGAGCAGCACGTCGCGCTGTATGCCGACCTGCACATCATGAACGAGTACACGAGTCCGCAGGCATTCGCGGGGCTCGCCGAGAAGAACCTGCCCGTGCGCTGCCCCGAAAAGCAGATGGGCATCGTCGATCACGTCATTCCGACGCATCCCGTCGCCGTCGACAAGCGCACCATCTTCATCGACGCCGCCGCCAATCAGGCCGCCAACTTCACGCGCAACTGCCAGAAGCACGGCATCCATCTGTTCGATGTCAAAGACCGCGAACAAGGTATCGAGCACGTCGTGGCGCCCGAAATCGGCCTGATTCGTCCGGGCATGGTGGTGCTGTGCGGCGATAGCCACACGACGACTTATGGCGCGCTTGGCGCGCTCGGTTTCGGCATCGGAACCTCGGAAGTCGAGCACGTGCTTGCAACTCAGACGCTGGTCTACCGCGTGGCCCGCGACATGCACATCGTCGTGGACGGTACCTTGCCGGCGGGTACGACGTCGAAAGACCTCGTGCTGTACATCATCTCGAAGATCGGCGCACAAGGCGCACGGGGATTCGCGGTCGAATACTCGGGCCCGGCGATCGCGTCGCTGTCCGCCGAAGCGCGCATGACGCTCTGCAACATGACGGTCGAAGCCGGCGCGCGCGGTGCATTGATCGCGCCCGACGCGACGACGCTCCGGTACGTAGCCGAGCGCATCAAGGACCTTTCGCAAGCCGATATCGCCGCCGCGACAAACGCGTGGCTCGAACTGAAGTCCGACGCGGATGCCGCTTTCGACATCACGCACCGGTTCGACGCGCGGGACGTTGCGCCGTTTGTCACCTGGGGCACCAGTCCCGACCAGGCCATTCCGGTTACCGCGCGCATTCCCGGTCTTCCCGAGGAGCCGGTCGAAGGCAGGAACGCCGCGAAGGCTTTGGACTACATGGGTCTCGACGCCGGCCAGGCCATCGACGGACTCGCCATCGATCATGTGTTCATCGGTTCATGCACCAACGCGCGTATCGAAGATCTTCGCGCGGTCGCCGATGTCGTACGTGGCCGCAAGGTCGCTTCATCGGTTCGGGCCATGGTCGTACCCGGCTCCGGCATGGTGCGTGAGCAGGCGGAACGCGAAGGCATCGCCGGTGTGCTGATCGAGGCAGGTTTCGAATGGCGTCAGCCGGGCTGCTCGATGTGCCTCGCCATGAACGACGACATCCTCGAACCGGGTCAGCGCTGCGCCTCGACCACCAACCGAAACTTCGAAGGGCGGCAAGGTCGCGGCGCACGCACGCATCTGATGAGCCCTGCCATGGCCGCGGCAGCCGCGCTCGCGGGCCACATCGTCGACGTACGCAAGGAGTTGGCTCATGTCTAAGAACACGTCCCTGACCGGCGTTGCCGCGCCGCTGCCGCTGAACAATCTCGACACCGACCAGATCATGCCGAAGCAGTTTCTATTCGGTATCGATAAGTCAGGCCTCGCACGGGGCGTTCTCTACGACCTGCGTACGAACGCGGCCACAGGCACGCCCCGGCCCGACTTCGTGTTGAATCGCCCCGAATACCAAGGTGCGCGCATTTTGATAACCGGCGCGAACTTCGGCTGTGGTTCCAGCCGCGAACACGCCGTCTGGGGCTTGCAACAGGCGGGCTTCGATGCAGTCATCGCGCCGAGCTTCGGCGAGATCTTCTACTTCAATGCGCTGAACAACCGGCTTCTGCTGGTGATGCTCGAACCGCACATCATCGCGGAGCTGACCGCGCTCGCCAGCGACCCGGCGACGAACACATTGACGATCGATGTCGAGAATCAATGCGTCATCACAGCAGACGGCGCAACGAAACACGCGTTCGAATTACCCGCCCGACAGAAGCACATGTTCATCGAAGGGCTGGACATGATCGGCATGACGCTGAGCGACAGCGATGCCATCGGCGCATTCGAATCGAAGCATTACGCCGCGCATCCGTGGATGAAGATCGACCTTCCGAAACAGCAAAAAGCAGCTCGATAAGAGACGCGCCAAGCGTCCATTCCCAAGGGCCTCTCAAGGCCCGCAGAGCCCGCAATCCATCAGGAGACATTCATGGAAACCTCTTCCGTGCGCGCATGCAATGCGCCGTCGGGATTTCTCGCGAAAATCAACCACGTCAAGATTGGCGGAATGCCTGTCGTGATGTTCGCGGCGCTCGCGCTCGTGATCATACTGGCGGCCGCTACAAAGAAACTTCCGAACGACATGATCGGCGGCTTCGCCGTTCTCATGCTTTCCGGACTTTTACTCGGAGAGATCGGAAGCAGAATTCCTCTTTTCAGGCATATCGGCGGTCCCGCCATACTCTGCCTGTTCGTACCATCCGCGCTGCTCGGATACAAGTTGATGGATGACGCCTCGCTCAAGGCCATCACCACGACGATGAAGACGGCGAATCTCCAGTATCTGTATATCGCGTGTCTCGTGGCTGGCAGCATTCTCGGCATGAACCGGAAGATCCTCATCGAAGGCTTTCTGAAGATGTTCGTGCCATTGCTGATTGGAACCATCACGGCAATCGCAGCGGGCGTACTCGTCGGCCTGATGTTCGGCTACGATCCGAAGCACGTGTTCTTCTACATCGTGATACCCATTCTCGGCGGCGGCATTGGCGAGGGCATTCTTCCGCTTTCCATCGGCTATTCGGAAATCACGGGTGCGGCGCAAGGCCACCTGATTGCGATGATGGTTCCCGCAGCGTTGATCGGCAACGTCGTTGCGATTCTCGGCAGCGGTATTCTGAAGCGCTTTGGCGAGAAATATCGGCAGTACAGCGGCGACGGCACGCTCGTCAGGACCGGAGAAGATCAGGCTCTGCTCAAAGCGCAGAAAACCGAAGCGGCACTGGACCTGCGGTTGATGGGCTTCGGCTTGCTGCTCGGCTGCACGCTGTTCATCCTCGGCGCGCTGCTATCACCCATCACGGGTATTCCGGGTCCCGTGCTGATGATCATTGCGGCCGCCGTATTGAAGCTTTTCAAGGCAATTCCGGAATCGATGGAAGTCGGCGCGTATCAGATGTACAAGTTCATGTCGACGAACCTGACCTTCGCGATACTCGTCGGACTAGGCACGCTGTTCGTGTCGTGGGACAAGCTGGTAGGCGCGTTCTCGCCGGCATACTTCGTCATTTGCGCGGCGACCGTCATCGCGATGATCATCTCCGGCTTCTTTGTCGGCGCGTGGCTGAAGATGTATCCGGTCGAATCCGCGATCATCACCGCGTGTCACAGCGGCCTTGGTGGAACCGGCGACGTGGCGATTCTGTCGTCGTCGAACCGGATGGGTCTGATGCCCTTTGCGCAGATTTCCACGCGCATCGGCGGCGCGGGGATGGTCGTCTTCGCCACGCTGATGATGAAGTGGTTGTCCTAACCTGCAGCACGTTGCAGCGTGCGCTGACGACCAGCGTGCAGGATCATCACACTGAAGATGATGAGTACGAGCGCCGCGCACTCCAGCAGACCGAACTTCTCTCCAACCGCCCAACCGATGATCAGCGCGACGGCCGGAGCCATGTAAGTGGCGCCGGACGACGCCACCGCGCCGAACTTTTCGAGAAGGTAGTAATACAGGAAGAAGGAAACGCCGGTACCGAGAATCCCGCCTCCGACCACCAGGCCGACGGCCGCCAATGGATCGTGGAGGATGTTCGTCACTCCGCTGAAATCGGTGACGGCCGCAAGAACCCCAACCGCGATGCCCATCTGCCAGGTTGCCAGTGCGAGCGGAGGCAGACCCGATGGCGACAAGAATGCGCGCACGTAGACGTAAGAAAGTCCGAGCACGAGTGAGCTGATCAGCAGCCAGCAAACACCTGCGAACTCGATCGAACCCGCCGCGCCTTCCCATGGCCGCGCGATCAAGGTGATGCCAACGAAGCCGAGCAAAACGCCCAGGGCCATCGTGCTGTTCATCTTCTCCGTTCTCAGAAAGAAGACAGAGAAAATCGCCGTAAAGAGCGTGGCCGCATTGCCAAGCACGGCGGCTATCCCGGAAGGAAGCAGCGCCGTGCCTTTGGTAATTGCGAAATAGTAGAACGCAGTCGCGACGAACCCCATCACGATGAAATGATGAAGGTAACGCAACTGATCGAAGCGGATGACCTTCCTTCGCCAGGCAACGAAAGCCAGCGGAAGAAAGCCGAAGAATACGCGCAGGAAGGCTATCTGCATCGGGCTGATCGAGGACGACGCCCACTTCATGTAGATAAAGTTCGATCCCCAGAAGAGACCGAGCATCACGAACGCAAGCCGCGCAAGCTTCATGTCGATGCTATATCAAGTACGTCATGACGAATGGCGGCGCCGCGATGCAACGGGCCGGGATGATCCCGGCCTCGCGCATCATTCCTGAAGCCACGCCTTCACTTTCTCCGGATGCGAGTCGACAAACTTCTTCGCCGCCGCATTCCAGTCGTTCGTTGCGTTGCCGTCGAGTTCGATCGCTTCGACATCGGACAAGGTCAGCTTGTAATGCCGGATGAACGTGTTCGCGCGCGGATACTTCTGCGCGAACTGCTTTGAAGCGAATCCACGGATTTGCTCGTCACCGCCCAAAACGCCCTTCGGGTCCTTCAGATAGCGCATCTTGTACTTTTGCCACAGCCAATGCGGGCTCCATACCGTCGCGACAATCCAGCTCTTCGACTGATACGCGCGCGAGACCGCCGTCAGCATGCCCGCTTCGCTCGCCCGGATCAGGTTGTAACCCGCGAGATCGTAGTCCTTCATCGCCTTTTCCGACGCGACCATTTCGCCGGCGCCCGGTTCGATGCCCTGAATCGTTGCGTTCAGCTTGCTCTTGACCTCGGGCTTGTTGAGATCGGCAATCGAAGAGACTTCGCTCTCGGGCACATAGTCCGGCACCGCCCAGCCGATCTTCGCGCCCGTATAGATCACGCCCAGGTCATCCATCTCGTTCTTGAAGCGGGCGTAGTACGCCGCGTGCGTGACCGGCAGCCACGCGCCGAGCATCAGGTCGACGTCGCCGCGGGCGACCCCCTGAAACTGGATACCCAGATCGGCGACGATCAGCGTCACGGGCTGCTGCAGTTTCGTTTCCAGCACGTACTTCGCCGTGTACGTGACCGCTTGCGTATCGGCCCAGTTGGCCAGAGAGATCTTGATCGGATCGGCGGCGCTGGCAGACATCGCGAAGGTAACGGTCGAAACCGCCATGCCAACGTTCAGGATGAAGCGTACGGCGGAGGAATTCTTCATGTCAGGTTCCCTGTGTTCTTATCGCGACGGTGACAACGAAACGAGCTGGATGCGTACGATCTAATCTTCCGAGGGTTGAGAAAAACGGTGCGCGAAATACACGCGGCAATTTGGCGCTTGAGTATTCGAGTGCATAAAAACGATGTCAACGTGATTTGTTTTCACCTCCGCATTACTTTAAGTTATGCGTAAGTGGGCGTCGATCACGTCTCGTTCACGTACTGCCGGCGCGCATAGAAGCGCTGCATCTCGTGGTCCCGCGGACGCACGCCGGTGAAAACCTCGACGAACTCCGGAATGCGCTTCATGCGCGTGGCAAAGTCTTCGTTCGGCCGTGTCGCCGCATAGCCGACCTGCGTGAGATAGGTCGTCCGCGCGCGCACATCGGCCACGGCCGGCTCATAATCGAAGCGCACGAACGTCGCGGTCAGCACTTCGATGCGTCTCGCATCGTCCGTCTGGATGAGTCGCGTGATGTCCGGCGATTGCTGCGCCCAGTTGCGAATCGCGGCTTCGAAACGGGTGTCGAAGAGCGAATCGTCGAACCAGCAATCGAACACGTTCAGCATGGCTTCGCAGATGCTGTCCGCATACGCCTCGTTGCGGCTGATCCAGTTGCCAGTGTTCTTCTCTTCCCAGCGCGCGATGAGCGCATCGAGCAGTTCTTCCCGATCGCGGAAAAACCAGTAAAAGCTCGTTCGTGCGAGATTCAGTTTCTTGGCGAGCGCAAGCACCCGAACCGAATCGACGCCGCCTTCCAGCAGACTCTCGTATGCGCAATCCAGCCACATATCGGCTGAGCCGCGAACGGTCTCGACTGTCTGATCCATTCCGTTCCTTTCGTGTGATGGTTTCGCGAATCGACGACCGCGATTCCTCTCTGCTTTAACTCACTGTACACCATTGTCTCGATACTTGACACCTGTGTACATAGGACCTACTCTGAGCGCACAACACGTGATTCGATCCCCACTCGCTTCGATGAGGCGCCCATGTCCATGGACCCGTTGCTCCAGCCGTACACGCTGAAACATCTCACGTTCCGCAATCGCATCATGACGACGTCGCACGAGCCGGCGTATGCCGAGGACGGCATGCCGAAGGAGCGATATCGCGCGTATCACGTCGAAAGGGCGAAGGCGGGCATCGCGCTGACGATGACAGCGGGTTCGGCCGCGGTGTCGAAGGACAGCCCGCCGGTGTTCAACAACATCCTCGTATACAAGGACGAGGTCGTGCCCTGGATGAAGGATCTCGTCGACGAATGCCACGAGCACGGCGCGAAGGTGATGATCCAGTTGACGCATCTCGGCCGGCGCACGCGTTGGGACAAGGGCGACTGGCTGCCGGCCGTGTCGCCGTCGCACAACCGCGAGCCTTCGCATCGCGCGTTTCCTAAGAAGATCGAGGACTGGGACATCGAGCGCATCGTGCGCGATTTCGCCGATGCAGCCGAGCGCATGAAAGCGGCCGGTATGGACGGGCTCGAAATCGAATCTTACGGACATCTGATGGACCAGTTCTGGTCGCCGCTTACGAATACGCTGGATGGCCCCTACGGCGGATCGCTCGATAATCGCCTGCGCTTCACGTTCGACGTGATGCGGGCGATGCGCGAGCGCGTCGGGGATAACTTCCTGCTCGGCATTCGCTACACCGCCGATGAAATGATGGCGGGCGGCCTCACGAAGGAAGACGGCATCGAGATTTCGAAGCGGCTCAAGAGCAGCGGCCTCGTGGACTTCCTGAACGTCGTACGCGGACACCTGGATACCGATGCGGGCCTCACCGACGTCATCCCGATCATGGGCATGAAAAGCGCGCCGCATCTGGATTTCGCGGGCGAAATTCGTCAGGCGACGGACTTTCCCACCTTCCACGCCGCGCGCATCCAGGATGTCGCGACGGCGCGTTTCGCCGTCGAGTCGGGCAGGATCGACATGGTCGGCATGACGCGCGCGCACATGACCGATCCGCATATCGTGCGCAAGATCATCGAGCGCAGGGAAGACGATATCCGTCCTTGCGTCGGCGCGAACTATTGTCTCGATCGCATCTATCAGGGCGGCATGGCGCTGTGCATTCACAACGCCGCAACCGGGCGCGAACTGGAGATGCCGCAGACCATCAAGCCGGCCGAGACGAAACGCAAGGTCGTGATCGTTGGCGCGGGACCGGCTGGGCTGGAAGCGGCGCGCGTCGCGGGCGAGCGCGGTCACGATGTCACCGTGCTCGAAGCGATGAACGATCCCGGCGGACAGATCCGTCTGACCGCGCAGAACGTCCGCCGCAAGGAGATGATGGGCATCATCGACTGGCGCATGGCGCAATGCGAAAAGCTCGGCGTGCGCTTCTCGTTCAACACATGGGCCGACACGGAAACCGTGCTTGCGCACAACCCCGATGTGGTGATCGTGGCGACCGGCGGCATGCCGCACACAGAGGTGTGTTCGCAGGGCAACGAGCACGTCGTGTCGTCGTGGGACATCATTTCGGGTGACGTGAAGCCCGGCGCCAACGTACTGATCTTCGACGACGCCGGCGATCACGCCGCGCTTCAGGCTGCGGAGACCATCGCGCAGGCGGGCGGGCGCGTCGAAGTGATGACGCCCGACCGCACGTTCTCGCCCGAGGTCATGAGCATGAATCTCGTGCCCTACATGCGCTCGCTGCAGAAACTCGCAACGACATTCACGGTGACGTTCCGCCTCGAATCGGTTCGCCGCGAAGGCGCCGAACTGGTCGCGACGATCGGCAGCGATTACGGCGGCGTGACGAAGGAGCAGCGTTACGACCAGATCGTCGTGAATCACGGCACCATACCGATGGACGAACTATATTTCGAGCTCAGGCCGGCATCGACGAATCTCGGCGCGATCGACTACGACGATCTCATCGACGGCAAGCCGCAAATCGTCGAACGTAATCCTGAGGGACGCTTTCAGCTCTTCAGAATCGGCGATGCGGTGTCCGCGCGGAACACGCATGCCGCGATCTACGATGCGCTTCGCCTCGTAAAAGACCTTTAACTTATCGGCGCGAACTGCGCCTTTTCCGTTCACGCGGCTCGGTTCCCGTATCGACCGGCGTGAACGGAGCCTGAAACCGGCTCACCAGAAAATCGATGAAAGCGCGCGCGCGGGCCGTCTGATTCTTTTGCCGCGGATAGTAGACGAACAGGTCGGCGGAAGGCAGAACCGTGTTCGGCAACACGAGACTCAGC
The Caballeronia sp. NK8 genome window above contains:
- the leuC gene encoding 3-isopropylmalate dehydratase large subunit, which encodes MAQTLYQKIVDSHTVLRVDEQHVALYADLHIMNEYTSPQAFAGLAEKNLPVRCPEKQMGIVDHVIPTHPVAVDKRTIFIDAAANQAANFTRNCQKHGIHLFDVKDREQGIEHVVAPEIGLIRPGMVVLCGDSHTTTYGALGALGFGIGTSEVEHVLATQTLVYRVARDMHIVVDGTLPAGTTSKDLVLYIISKIGAQGARGFAVEYSGPAIASLSAEARMTLCNMTVEAGARGALIAPDATTLRYVAERIKDLSQADIAAATNAWLELKSDADAAFDITHRFDARDVAPFVTWGTSPDQAIPVTARIPGLPEEPVEGRNAAKALDYMGLDAGQAIDGLAIDHVFIGSCTNARIEDLRAVADVVRGRKVASSVRAMVVPGSGMVREQAEREGIAGVLIEAGFEWRQPGCSMCLAMNDDILEPGQRCASTTNRNFEGRQGRGARTHLMSPAMAAAAALAGHIVDVRKELAHV
- the leuD gene encoding 3-isopropylmalate dehydratase small subunit codes for the protein MSKNTSLTGVAAPLPLNNLDTDQIMPKQFLFGIDKSGLARGVLYDLRTNAATGTPRPDFVLNRPEYQGARILITGANFGCGSSREHAVWGLQQAGFDAVIAPSFGEIFYFNALNNRLLLVMLEPHIIAELTALASDPATNTLTIDVENQCVITADGATKHAFELPARQKHMFIEGLDMIGMTLSDSDAIGAFESKHYAAHPWMKIDLPKQQKAAR
- a CDS encoding 2-hydroxycarboxylate transporter family protein, with product METSSVRACNAPSGFLAKINHVKIGGMPVVMFAALALVIILAAATKKLPNDMIGGFAVLMLSGLLLGEIGSRIPLFRHIGGPAILCLFVPSALLGYKLMDDASLKAITTTMKTANLQYLYIACLVAGSILGMNRKILIEGFLKMFVPLLIGTITAIAAGVLVGLMFGYDPKHVFFYIVIPILGGGIGEGILPLSIGYSEITGAAQGHLIAMMVPAALIGNVVAILGSGILKRFGEKYRQYSGDGTLVRTGEDQALLKAQKTEAALDLRLMGFGLLLGCTLFILGALLSPITGIPGPVLMIIAAAVLKLFKAIPESMEVGAYQMYKFMSTNLTFAILVGLGTLFVSWDKLVGAFSPAYFVICAATVIAMIISGFFVGAWLKMYPVESAIITACHSGLGGTGDVAILSSSNRMGLMPFAQISTRIGGAGMVVFATLMMKWLS
- a CDS encoding DMT family transporter, coding for MKLARLAFVMLGLFWGSNFIYMKWASSSISPMQIAFLRVFFGFLPLAFVAWRRKVIRFDQLRYLHHFIVMGFVATAFYYFAITKGTALLPSGIAAVLGNAATLFTAIFSVFFLRTEKMNSTMALGVLLGFVGITLIARPWEGAAGSIEFAGVCWLLISSLVLGLSYVYVRAFLSPSGLPPLALATWQMGIAVGVLAAVTDFSGVTNILHDPLAAVGLVVGGGILGTGVSFFLYYYLLEKFGAVASSGATYMAPAVALIIGWAVGEKFGLLECAALVLIIFSVMILHAGRQRTLQRAAG
- a CDS encoding glycine betaine ABC transporter substrate-binding protein, with amino-acid sequence MKNSSAVRFILNVGMAVSTVTFAMSASAADPIKISLANWADTQAVTYTAKYVLETKLQQPVTLIVADLGIQFQGVARGDVDLMLGAWLPVTHAAYYARFKNEMDDLGVIYTGAKIGWAVPDYVPESEVSSIADLNKPEVKSKLNATIQGIEPGAGEMVASEKAMKDYDLAGYNLIRASEAGMLTAVSRAYQSKSWIVATVWSPHWLWQKYKMRYLKDPKGVLGGDEQIRGFASKQFAQKYPRANTFIRHYKLTLSDVEAIELDGNATNDWNAAAKKFVDSHPEKVKAWLQE
- a CDS encoding TetR/AcrR family transcriptional regulator; the encoded protein is MDQTVETVRGSADMWLDCAYESLLEGGVDSVRVLALAKKLNLARTSFYWFFRDREELLDALIARWEEKNTGNWISRNEAYADSICEAMLNVFDCWFDDSLFDTRFEAAIRNWAQQSPDITRLIQTDDARRIEVLTATFVRFDYEPAVADVRARTTYLTQVGYAATRPNEDFATRMKRIPEFVEVFTGVRPRDHEMQRFYARRQYVNET
- a CDS encoding NADH:flavin oxidoreductase, which codes for MSMDPLLQPYTLKHLTFRNRIMTTSHEPAYAEDGMPKERYRAYHVERAKAGIALTMTAGSAAVSKDSPPVFNNILVYKDEVVPWMKDLVDECHEHGAKVMIQLTHLGRRTRWDKGDWLPAVSPSHNREPSHRAFPKKIEDWDIERIVRDFADAAERMKAAGMDGLEIESYGHLMDQFWSPLTNTLDGPYGGSLDNRLRFTFDVMRAMRERVGDNFLLGIRYTADEMMAGGLTKEDGIEISKRLKSSGLVDFLNVVRGHLDTDAGLTDVIPIMGMKSAPHLDFAGEIRQATDFPTFHAARIQDVATARFAVESGRIDMVGMTRAHMTDPHIVRKIIERREDDIRPCVGANYCLDRIYQGGMALCIHNAATGRELEMPQTIKPAETKRKVVIVGAGPAGLEAARVAGERGHDVTVLEAMNDPGGQIRLTAQNVRRKEMMGIIDWRMAQCEKLGVRFSFNTWADTETVLAHNPDVVIVATGGMPHTEVCSQGNEHVVSSWDIISGDVKPGANVLIFDDAGDHAALQAAETIAQAGGRVEVMTPDRTFSPEVMSMNLVPYMRSLQKLATTFTVTFRLESVRREGAELVATIGSDYGGVTKEQRYDQIVVNHGTIPMDELYFELRPASTNLGAIDYDDLIDGKPQIVERNPEGRFQLFRIGDAVSARNTHAAIYDALRLVKDL